In Canis lupus familiaris isolate Mischka breed German Shepherd unplaced genomic scaffold, alternate assembly UU_Cfam_GSD_1.0 chrUn_S1356H1536, whole genome shotgun sequence, one genomic interval encodes:
- the OR6C1L gene encoding olfactory receptor family 6 subfamily C member 1L (The RefSeq protein has 1 substitution compared to this genomic sequence) encodes MRNHTELTDFILLGLSDDPQLQEVIFVFLLITYMLSITGNLTIITLTLLDSHLQTPMYFFLRNFSLLEISFTTVSIPKFLSTLITGDKTVSFNDCMAQLFFFILLGVTEFYLLAAMSYDRYIAICKPLHYMTIMNPRVCILLVFASWSASFLIIFPSLMLLIQLDYCKSNAIDHFTCDYFPLLHLSCSDTRFLEIVGFSCAVFTLMFTLVIIILSYIYILRTILKIPSTSQRTKAFSTCSSHMIVISISYGSCIFMYINPAAKDRVSLSKGVAVLNTSVAPMLNPFIYSLRNQQVKRAFLDRARKIVFFSSK; translated from the coding sequence atgagaaaccaCACAGAACTAACAGACTTTATCCTCCTGGGATTGTCAGATGACCCACAGCTTCAGGAGGTGATCTTTGTCTTTCTGCTTATCACCTACATGCTCAGCATCACTGGGAACCTGACCATTATCACCCTCACCCTGCTGGATTCCCACCTCCAGACccccatgtatttcttcctcaGAAACTTCTCCTTACTTGAGATTTCATTCACAACTGTGAGCATACCCAAGTTCCTGAGCACCCTGATTACAGGAGATAAAACTGTTTCCTTTAATGATTGTATggctcagttattttttttcattctgttgggAGTCACTGAATTTTACCTGCTGGCTGCCATGTCCTATGACCGATACATTGCCATCTGCAAACCTCTGCATTACATGACCATCATGAATCCCAGAGTCTGCATACTCCTTGTCTTTGCTTCTTGGTCGGCTTCATTCTTAATCATATTCCCATCACTCATGCTGTTAATACAGCTTGATTATTGTAAGTCCAATGCTATAGACCATTTTACCTGTGACTATTTCCCCTTACTACATCTTTCTTGTTCAGACACTAGATTCTTAGAGATAGTGGGTTTTTCCTGTGCTGTTTTTACGTTAATGTTCACATTGATGATAATAATTCTGTCCTACATATATATCCTCAGAACAATTTTGAAGATTCCTTCTACTAGTCAGAGGACAAAGGCCTTTTCCACCTGTTCTTCCCACATGATTGTCATCTCTATCTCCTATGGCAGCTGCATTTTCATGTATATTAACCCAGCAGCAAAAGACAGAGTGTCTCTGAGCAAGGGAGTTGCTGTGCTAAACACCTCGGTAGCCCCCATGCTGAACCCCTTTATTTACAGCCTAAGGAACCAGCAAGTCAAGCGAGCCTTCCTGGACAGGGCAAGGAAGATTGTATTTTTctcaagcaaatga